Proteins found in one Camelus bactrianus isolate YW-2024 breed Bactrian camel chromosome X, ASM4877302v1, whole genome shotgun sequence genomic segment:
- the LAGE3 gene encoding EKC/KEOPS complex subunit LAGE3 — translation MQAAGAEASAGGAAGGAGARDRQDGLGSPGGAGVAAAAAGGAPRVAPAQPTSGPGGNPMSTAGRPRSRLHEFALDVPFPSTLEAEIARGSLAPDAEPHRGAVRKELTVSGSLLAVRWRAEDSRLLRISIVNFLDQLALVMRTLQRFGPPVSR, via the exons ATGCAGGCGGCGGGCGCGGAGGCGAGCGCAGGCGGCGCGGCGGGCGGCGCTGGAGCCCGGGACCGTCAGGATGGCCTGGGCAGCCCCGGAGGCGCAGGGGTAGCAGCCGCTGCAGCCGGCGGAGCTCCGCGTGTAGCGCCAGCACAGCCCACTTCGGGGCCGGGCGGAAACCCCATGTCCACGGCCGGAAGGCCGAGAAGCCGACTGCACGAATT CGCCCTAGACGTGCCTTTCCCGTCCACCTTGGAGGCGGAGATCGCCCGTGGGTCCCTGGCCCCAGATGCCGAACCCCACCGAGGGGCGGTTCGGAAGGAGCTCACAGTCAGCGGCAGCCTCCTGGCGGT cCGCTGGAGAGCTGAAGATTCCCGCCTCCTGCGAATTTCCATCGTCAACTTTCTGGACCAGCTAGCTCTGGTGATGCGGACCCTGCAGCGCTTTGGGCCCCCTGTTTCCCGCTAA